One Microplitis mediator isolate UGA2020A chromosome 3, iyMicMedi2.1, whole genome shotgun sequence DNA segment encodes these proteins:
- the LOC130665538 gene encoding uncharacterized protein LOC130665538, with protein MISQFVIKIQAKGYQDYNHPYYNRSYNFSLLKTYKVTPKAYQYVHQNNVITPRYEWYDCGVEMAYNETLIISGVLQNNVPATDYCFIIIKGEDNIRRFDGF; from the exons ATGATTTCACAGTttg taataaaaatacaagcAAAAGGGTATCAGGATTACAATCACCCTTATTACAATCGCTCGTACAATTTTTCGTTACTGAAAACTTATAAG gtAACCCCAAAAGCTTATCAATACGTGCATCAAAATAACGTAATCACTCCACGATATGAATGGTATGATTGTGGAGTTGAAATGGCATACAATGAAACTCTTATAATTAGTGGAGTATTACAAAATAATGTACCTGCCACTGACTActgttttataattataaaaggaGAAGATAATATTAGAAGATTTGATGGTTTTTAA
- the LOC130664895 gene encoding odorant receptor 22c-like, translating into MDIFDEPNYRIVKHSSCLTGQWPYQSRQKKIIIITIIWIAFFMQFIPQLIAILVHLEERDVLFEAFSGIIIDLGFAIKYFNAIYKTAQMKELFERMRRDWRSLLNEEEKDSLQYRTTLGYLFSAAYVGIVGTTLMIFITEPIIPRFLNILLRMNGTAPRKFALPLEYIIIDREKHYWTILFISNLFCINIIVVIISCDITLITYVQHICGLFAVIGCRLKNTPADEDLPEDHKRRNNLSNTKNIPYKHLVSCIRGHRQALEFADLLESAYSVSLALIVGSNLPLITITGVQVVTQSNTIDKTLKYSTYAISQTAHLFFECFMSQQLTDMSLEMHESIADVGWYDISVKSQKLLILMTLRSQTPCKLTAAKIMDLSIENFAAMLKTCASYLTMLLSMQ; encoded by the exons ATGGATATTTTTGACGAACCCAACTACAGAATAGTAAAGCACAGTTCTTGTTTGACCGGTCAATGGCCGTATCAGTCTCGGCAGAAAAAGATTATTATAATCACTATCATATGGATTGCTTTCTTTATGCAATTTATTCCACAA CTTATAGCTATTCTGGTACATTTAGAAGAAAGGGATGTTCTATTTGAAGCTTTTTCGGGGATAATTATAGATTTGGGTTTTGCAATCAAATACTTCAATGCAATCTACAAAACAGCTCAG atGAAAGAATTATTCGAACGTATGAGACGTGATTGGAGATCACTATTGAACGAAGAAGAAAAAGATTCACTACAATATCGAACAACCCTcggttatttattttcagctGCATATGTAG GTATTGTCGGTACGACATTGATGATTTTTATAACGGAACCGATTATTCcaagatttttaaatatactctTAAGAATGAACGGAACTGCTCCACGGAAATTCGCTCTTCCGTTGGAGTACATAATAATTGACCGAGAGAAGCATTACtggacaattttatttatatcaaatctATTTTGTATTAACATTATAGTTGTCATCATTTCATGTGACATCACGTTAATTACCTATGTGCAACACATTTGTGGATTATTTGCAGTTATAGG ATgtcgactaaaaaatacacCGGCCGATGAAGATCTTCCGGAAGACCATAAAAGGAGAAATAATTTGTCAAACACGAAAAATATTCCTTACAAACATTTGGTGTCTTGCATCAGGGGCCACAGGCAAGCTCTAGA GTTTGCTGATCTTCTCGAAAGTGCTTATTCTGTAAGTTTAGCATTGATTGTAGGATCCAATCTGCCACTCATAACTATCACCGGAGTTCAG GTAGTAACACAATCCAATACAATAGACAAGACATTGAAATATTCAACATACGCCATTTCTCAGACGGCACATCtcttttttgaatgttttatgTCACAACAGTTAACGGACATGAGTTTAGAAATGCACGAAAGCAT AGCTGATGTAGGTTGGTACGACATCTCCGTAAAGTCACAAAAATTGCTAATATTAATGACATTGAGAAGTCAGACACCTTGTAAATTGACTGCTGCTAAAATAATGGATTTGTCCATTGAAAATTTCGCAGCG ATGTTGAAAACATGTGCATCGTACCTCACGATGCTTTTATCGATGCAGTAA